A genomic window from Glaciihabitans sp. INWT7 includes:
- a CDS encoding RICIN domain-containing protein, whose amino-acid sequence MSTPGAPRRATRIRVPRGAIIAGLTAFLVLASTGIAAAVWTSASSSLGGTVSAGTLSVTITPADVANLNATYSPAVLSDTAAVSVTNSGNVPANYTVEVKAAANGLSNATTLTGWIVASASQCTASSAVGAQSGSAVLSTGLSTTDAVPVGAVDIFCVRTTIPASYATTVGPASIPTVTLTYSQGSWNGTSSATATQTVADTVAPRAPGRPAASATSAARTTLTWAASTDNVAVTSYDIYRGGTLVGSVAAPAVSYTDTGLTGGTTYAYTVKARDAANNVSAASSSRSVTTTAFDTSVNYQIKFTSANLCIDGGVSPGANGNNLVTLACQTGRSQTWQFVNVSGADYKIFSTATPNLVWDISGASTTDGSSAITWNWSGNNNQLWNITSEGNGKVHVASVNSTKCLTLKSNNAGTQVQQYTCDGTATQSFTLTQVP is encoded by the coding sequence TTGAGTACGCCAGGCGCTCCACGACGCGCGACGCGCATCCGGGTGCCACGCGGGGCGATCATCGCGGGGCTCACGGCGTTTCTCGTTCTCGCCAGCACCGGCATCGCGGCCGCGGTCTGGACCTCCGCGTCATCGTCGCTCGGCGGCACCGTGTCGGCCGGAACCCTGTCCGTCACCATCACGCCGGCGGATGTCGCCAACCTGAACGCGACCTACTCGCCCGCGGTGCTCTCCGACACCGCCGCCGTGTCAGTCACCAACTCCGGCAATGTGCCGGCCAACTACACGGTCGAGGTGAAGGCCGCCGCGAACGGGCTCTCTAACGCGACGACCCTCACCGGCTGGATCGTCGCGTCCGCCTCGCAGTGCACCGCGAGCTCCGCCGTCGGAGCCCAGTCCGGCAGCGCTGTGCTCTCCACCGGGCTCTCGACGACAGACGCCGTGCCCGTCGGTGCCGTCGACATCTTCTGCGTGCGAACCACGATCCCCGCGAGCTATGCCACGACGGTGGGACCGGCATCGATTCCGACGGTGACCCTCACCTACTCCCAGGGTTCGTGGAACGGCACCTCCTCGGCCACGGCTACCCAGACCGTGGCCGATACCGTAGCGCCGAGGGCGCCAGGGCGACCCGCGGCGTCCGCGACCTCCGCGGCGAGGACCACCCTCACCTGGGCGGCCTCGACCGACAACGTCGCCGTCACGAGCTATGACATCTACCGCGGCGGCACACTCGTCGGCTCGGTCGCGGCACCGGCCGTCTCCTACACCGACACGGGCCTCACCGGGGGGACGACCTACGCGTACACGGTGAAGGCGCGGGATGCGGCGAACAACGTCTCGGCGGCATCCTCTTCACGGAGTGTCACCACGACGGCGTTCGACACCTCGGTCAACTACCAGATCAAGTTCACCTCTGCGAACCTGTGCATCGACGGTGGCGTCTCACCCGGCGCGAACGGGAACAATCTCGTGACCCTGGCCTGCCAGACCGGTCGCAGCCAGACCTGGCAGTTTGTGAACGTGTCGGGCGCCGATTACAAGATCTTCTCCACCGCGACTCCGAATCTCGTCTGGGACATCAGCGGGGCGAGCACTACCGATGGCTCGTCGGCAATCACCTGGAACTGGTCGGGCAACAACAACCAACTCTGGAACATCACCTCCGAGGGCAACGGGAAGGTGCACGTCGCCAGCGTCAACAGCACGAAGTGCCTGACCCTCAAGAGCAACAACGCCGGTACCCAGGTGCAGCAGTACACCTGCGATGGCACTGCCACCCAGTCCTTCACCCTCACGCAGGTGCCGTGA